The following are from one region of the Cytobacillus firmus genome:
- a CDS encoding cell wall hydrolase, with the protein MPRVQYTDSDVALMARMMRAEAEGEGKLGMLMVGNVIVNRRKANCLDFEGLRTIRQVIFQVQGGNYSFEAVQKGNVFYNRARGVEKRLAKQTLDFWRQHPSKFALWYFNPYAACPPTWYDQPFSGQFKQHCYYEPKANTCEGAYIW; encoded by the coding sequence GTGCCAAGAGTACAATATACCGACAGCGATGTGGCTTTAATGGCAAGGATGATGAGAGCAGAGGCAGAAGGTGAAGGAAAACTGGGGATGCTGATGGTTGGGAATGTAATCGTCAACCGCCGAAAAGCGAATTGCCTCGATTTTGAAGGCTTAAGGACCATCCGGCAAGTCATTTTCCAGGTGCAGGGAGGAAATTATTCTTTTGAAGCTGTACAAAAAGGGAATGTCTTTTACAACAGGGCACGAGGTGTGGAAAAGAGATTGGCCAAACAAACCTTAGACTTTTGGAGACAGCACCCTTCCAAGTTTGCTCTATGGTATTTCAATCCGTACGCTGCATGTCCGCCAACATGGTACGATCAGCCGTTCTCCGGACAGTTCAAACAGCATTGCTATTATGAGCCAAAGGCAAATACATGTGAAGGCGCATATATTTGGTAA
- a CDS encoding DUF3953 domain-containing protein, with product MIKILRIVLSVVIIPLALYMLITKSFEWMPLNLFLLSLFVMVIGTDEFMKGRKQYGVLNFAASFFIVFVAFYTW from the coding sequence TTGATAAAAATATTACGAATAGTTTTGTCTGTTGTTATTATTCCGTTAGCACTTTATATGTTAATTACTAAAAGCTTTGAGTGGATGCCCCTTAATTTGTTTTTGTTAAGCTTGTTTGTGATGGTGATAGGGACGGATGAGTTTATGAAAGGCAGAAAGCAGTATGGGGTTCTAAATTTTGCTGCTTCATTTTTTATTGTCTTTGTTGCTTTTTACACTTGGTGA
- a CDS encoding PadR family transcriptional regulator, translating into MKSLEQLTDSVFYIMAAFTEPRHGYAVMSLVEKITHGEVNIGPASLYTIIKKLIKQEYVELFDDTTSRRKVYVLTEKGREILRTDIERRKTMVHFAEDGLNKGREYNEEDI; encoded by the coding sequence ATGAAATCTTTAGAACAGTTAACTGATTCCGTCTTTTATATTATGGCCGCCTTTACTGAGCCACGGCATGGCTATGCAGTGATGAGCCTTGTTGAAAAGATAACACATGGCGAGGTGAATATTGGTCCGGCGTCTCTATATACGATAATCAAAAAGCTGATCAAACAGGAGTATGTAGAGCTATTCGATGATACCACTTCGAGGAGGAAAGTTTACGTACTGACAGAAAAGGGCCGTGAAATTCTTCGAACTGACATTGAAAGGAGAAAAACGATGGTGCACTTTGCGGAAGATGGATTAAATAAAGGGAGAGAGTACAATGAAGAAGACATATAA
- a CDS encoding DUF2812 domain-containing protein, producing MKKTYKISNGLAFFEQKDLQMLREKAAEGWMAESFKGGLYTFTKSTPEDVIFSIDYYELTPEDEEEYYELFASSGWKHVCSHTGIHLFKAAPGTPPIYSDAASKTDQVKRSSKPVYIVTIAVFLFTIITLAFMKLTEGSLHLAGKIGFFISIVFFIPMLMTSMAIFIQLLKAQKLSKN from the coding sequence ATGAAGAAGACATATAAAATTTCAAATGGACTCGCTTTTTTTGAACAAAAGGATTTACAGATGCTGAGGGAAAAAGCTGCAGAAGGGTGGATGGCAGAATCCTTTAAAGGCGGCCTGTATACATTTACGAAGTCCACCCCGGAAGATGTGATATTCAGTATCGACTATTATGAATTAACACCAGAAGACGAAGAGGAATACTATGAATTATTTGCATCTTCCGGCTGGAAACATGTCTGCTCACATACAGGAATTCATCTGTTTAAAGCAGCTCCCGGCACACCGCCTATTTATAGTGATGCCGCATCTAAAACAGATCAGGTAAAACGATCATCTAAACCCGTATACATAGTAACTATTGCTGTCTTCCTGTTTACGATTATTACTCTTGCATTCATGAAATTGACAGAGGGATCCCTCCATCTGGCAGGCAAAATAGGATTCTTTATCTCTATTGTTTTCTTTATCCCGATGCTTATGACATCCATGGCGATCTTCATACAGCTGTTAAAAGCACAAAAACTCAGCAAAAACTAA
- a CDS encoding IDEAL domain-containing protein: MMANHKAILKTGDWIKGKSREGELIIGYIENLEEGIIKTKVISSDNKTIEGKIIPLQSKQVKKMPAAKVANKEQIHFLIDLALSTGDEKWFFELTSKLNSMRELVKGVK; encoded by the coding sequence ATGATGGCCAACCATAAAGCCATTTTAAAAACGGGAGATTGGATTAAGGGGAAATCCCGAGAAGGGGAACTGATCATTGGCTATATCGAGAACCTTGAAGAAGGAATTATTAAGACAAAGGTGATTTCGAGTGATAATAAAACCATTGAAGGCAAAATCATTCCGTTGCAGAGCAAGCAGGTTAAGAAAATGCCGGCGGCAAAAGTGGCCAACAAGGAACAAATTCATTTTCTCATTGATCTTGCTCTTTCCACTGGAGATGAAAAATGGTTCTTTGAATTGACCTCGAAGCTGAACTCAATGAGAGAGCTTGTGAAAGGTGTTAAATAA
- a CDS encoding RrF2 family transcriptional regulator, producing MNSDFTLAIHSLTYLALQLDRMSTSDAISESAGVHPVRIRKVLSLLKKHGFIKSKEGTGGGFIFARDLSEVNLWDIYKITSEGALQPKCPDSNEACVVGANMQRVLISIFLGAEEHLGEYLKHYTLKDIVDLIHKEK from the coding sequence ATGAATAGCGATTTTACTCTTGCCATTCACAGTCTAACTTATCTCGCTCTGCAGCTGGATCGCATGTCAACGAGCGATGCGATTTCTGAAAGTGCAGGTGTCCATCCGGTCCGCATCCGAAAAGTCCTGAGTTTATTAAAAAAACATGGATTTATTAAATCAAAAGAGGGAACGGGTGGCGGATTTATTTTTGCCCGGGACTTAAGTGAAGTGAATCTTTGGGATATTTATAAGATTACATCTGAAGGTGCCCTTCAGCCGAAGTGTCCGGATTCAAATGAAGCGTGTGTAGTGGGGGCGAATATGCAAAGAGTTCTGATCAGCATCTTTTTAGGTGCAGAGGAACATTTGGGTGAATATTTGAAGCACTATACCTTAAAAGATATTGTCGATCTCATCCATAAAGAAAAATAA
- the spxA gene encoding transcriptional regulator SpxA has translation MVNLFLSSSCGSCRKARAWLEEHQIEYVERNIVTEPLTVDEIKSILRLTENGTEEIISTKSKAYKELNVNIDSMPLKELYQLIIDNPQMLRRPIILDEKRLQVGFNEDEIRSFLPRKFRTFSYNELQRLAN, from the coding sequence ATGGTGAATTTATTTTTATCATCCAGCTGCGGTTCCTGCCGGAAAGCACGTGCTTGGCTTGAGGAACATCAAATCGAATATGTGGAACGGAACATTGTAACTGAGCCGCTTACAGTAGATGAAATAAAATCAATTCTTCGCCTTACTGAGAATGGGACTGAGGAGATTATTTCAACTAAATCAAAGGCTTACAAGGAACTGAACGTGAATATAGATTCCATGCCGCTGAAAGAGTTATATCAATTAATTATTGATAACCCGCAAATGCTGCGCAGACCGATTATTCTGGATGAAAAAAGACTGCAGGTCGGCTTTAACGAGGATGAAATCCGCAGCTTCCTTCCTCGGAAGTTTCGTACGTTTTCATACAATGAACTGCAAAGATTGGCTAACTAG
- a CDS encoding GNAT family N-acetyltransferase, giving the protein MEIYQASLDDLEGVSALFNLYRVFYKQAANTEAAAGYIKERLTKQDSVIFVVRNEGKYLGFTQLYPTFSSISMKKAWILNDLYVDAEARKQGIGEKLIDKAKVLADETGAVSIILSTAPDNSSAQSLYEKMGFKRDEQFYHYELNTAE; this is encoded by the coding sequence ATGGAGATCTATCAAGCTTCACTGGATGATTTAGAAGGAGTGTCCGCTTTATTTAATTTATACCGTGTGTTTTATAAACAAGCAGCGAATACAGAAGCGGCAGCTGGGTACATAAAAGAACGCTTAACAAAACAAGATTCTGTCATATTTGTGGTGCGAAATGAAGGTAAGTATCTTGGCTTCACTCAGCTTTACCCGACTTTTTCATCAATATCTATGAAAAAGGCCTGGATCTTGAATGACTTGTATGTTGATGCAGAGGCGAGGAAGCAGGGAATAGGGGAAAAGCTTATAGACAAAGCGAAAGTGCTTGCTGATGAAACAGGGGCGGTGAGTATCATCCTCAGTACTGCTCCTGATAATTCCTCTGCTCAAAGTCTTTATGAAAAAATGGGATTTAAGCGTGATGAACAATTTTATCATTATGAATTGAATACAGCTGAATAA
- a CDS encoding ABC transporter permease yields the protein MNAIVKLAGLETKMFFRDRLSVFWTFLFPVVMIWLFGSMFVGNNMSQKAFAEYFVPSWIGVNIVTTSFFTLGTVLTNYRETGVLRRYQSTPLQPWKILAAHTFQGTVIFAISALLLMVFGMLLYDLTLPVYIGSTLLSLLISILAFFPFALFLTSLAKNTQSAAAISSLFLNLMLFLSGATFPLEMMPTVLQYAAKVLPLYYVIQLLRGTWTEAPITEYGFEAAVLMGISIVSVVLAVRFFRWSGK from the coding sequence ATGAACGCAATCGTAAAACTTGCCGGTCTTGAAACGAAAATGTTTTTTAGAGACCGTCTGAGCGTGTTTTGGACTTTCCTTTTCCCGGTAGTGATGATTTGGCTGTTCGGTTCCATGTTTGTCGGGAACAACATGAGCCAAAAGGCTTTTGCGGAATATTTTGTTCCTTCATGGATAGGCGTCAACATCGTAACCACATCCTTTTTTACGCTCGGAACCGTTTTGACCAATTATCGGGAAACAGGTGTATTGAGAAGGTATCAGTCAACACCGCTGCAGCCATGGAAAATACTCGCCGCCCATACCTTTCAAGGGACCGTTATCTTTGCCATATCCGCTTTGCTTCTCATGGTCTTTGGCATGCTTCTTTATGACCTTACTCTGCCGGTTTATATCGGCAGTACGCTGTTATCATTACTGATCAGCATCCTTGCTTTTTTTCCGTTTGCTTTATTCCTGACATCGCTGGCTAAAAATACACAATCGGCAGCAGCAATCAGTTCACTGTTTCTGAACCTGATGCTTTTCCTCTCAGGAGCGACCTTTCCGCTTGAGATGATGCCGACGGTTCTTCAATACGCAGCTAAAGTTCTTCCGCTTTATTACGTGATTCAATTGCTGAGAGGGACATGGACGGAAGCACCTATTACAGAATATGGATTTGAGGCGGCTGTACTGATGGGGATTTCTATTGTGTCTGTTGTTCTTGCAGTGAGGTTCTTTCGGTGGAGCGGGAAATAA
- a CDS encoding ABC transporter ATP-binding protein, whose amino-acid sequence MESVISVKNLSKNFGATRAVKNLSFTVYKGEIFGIIGPNGAGKTTTLEILEGISIPSGGEVEVLGLVPSKQLRELNKKIGVQFQATSIQKKMKVKEALDLFSSFYEGQTQKDYLIDLLDLNEKMNVKFDDLSGGWKQRVTLALATLHEPEILFLDEPSMGLDPSARREMWSLIRLLRDRGSTIVVTTHYMEEAEQLCDRVAMIYSGQLKALNTPHELLNEGTADCLAFKSAGLSREYLQSLPGVERVENNLDEYKVYCDDQQTTAYHIFTHCQEKGITLSDFKFEKGSLDDLFVQYVEKEKIG is encoded by the coding sequence ATGGAAAGCGTCATTTCTGTTAAAAATTTATCTAAAAATTTTGGTGCCACCCGGGCAGTGAAAAATCTTTCTTTCACTGTTTACAAAGGTGAGATCTTTGGGATTATCGGGCCAAACGGCGCAGGAAAAACGACAACACTTGAAATACTTGAAGGAATTTCTATTCCAAGCGGGGGAGAGGTCGAAGTGCTTGGACTTGTGCCAAGCAAGCAGCTCCGTGAATTAAATAAGAAAATCGGCGTGCAGTTTCAAGCCACATCCATTCAGAAGAAAATGAAAGTAAAAGAAGCACTGGATCTCTTTTCTTCCTTTTACGAAGGTCAGACGCAAAAAGACTATTTAATAGACTTGCTTGATTTAAACGAAAAAATGAACGTAAAGTTCGATGATTTATCAGGCGGCTGGAAACAGCGGGTAACGCTTGCCTTAGCCACCCTGCATGAACCGGAAATCCTTTTTCTCGATGAACCGAGCATGGGACTGGACCCTTCAGCAAGGAGAGAAATGTGGTCTTTGATCAGGCTGTTAAGAGATAGGGGCAGCACCATTGTGGTAACCACACACTATATGGAGGAAGCTGAGCAGCTTTGTGATCGGGTGGCAATGATCTACAGCGGTCAATTGAAAGCCCTGAATACACCACATGAATTGCTGAATGAAGGGACGGCAGACTGTCTGGCCTTTAAGAGTGCAGGACTTAGCCGTGAATATCTACAATCTCTCCCTGGTGTTGAACGAGTTGAAAATAATCTGGACGAATACAAAGTGTACTGTGATGATCAGCAGACAACAGCTTATCACATTTTCACTCACTGCCAGGAAAAGGGAATAACTCTATCGGACTTCAAGTTTGAGAAGGGATCACTCGATGATTTATTTGTCCAATACGTAGAAAAGGAGAAAATCGGATGA
- a CDS encoding DUF3021 domain-containing protein codes for MKTFLFRSMIGILFGGFIATAAAICLVSFGDQSTLDGQLFIKNALGSIFCCWLFTVTPLYFEIRSLRLPMQTALHFLTVTIVYFALGLFIGWIPLSVTHFFIYLAISVLIYSIMWVGFYLYFKNVSKKLNEDLECIE; via the coding sequence GTGAAAACATTTTTGTTTCGAAGCATGATTGGCATATTATTTGGGGGATTCATTGCTACAGCGGCAGCCATTTGTTTAGTTTCTTTTGGCGATCAATCTACATTAGACGGACAGCTTTTTATTAAAAATGCATTGGGTTCAATTTTTTGCTGCTGGCTGTTTACCGTCACTCCACTTTATTTTGAAATTCGCTCCCTTCGCCTGCCTATGCAGACAGCGCTGCATTTTCTGACGGTCACGATTGTCTACTTCGCATTAGGTCTTTTTATTGGCTGGATTCCTCTTAGTGTCACCCACTTTTTCATATACCTGGCAATTTCAGTTTTAATTTATTCAATTATGTGGGTGGGTTTTTATCTGTACTTTAAAAACGTATCAAAAAAGTTAAATGAAGATTTGGAATGCATTGAGTAG
- a CDS encoding LytTR family DNA-binding domain-containing protein, translating to MKILLDIDPHNEETSVTIHCKEITPAIQEILEYLKKNDTGLIVGKDGENQHLFKPDEVHYFRSEGDAVTAATSEGIFKVKEKLYELEQSLPSHRFIRISKSVIANLYAMSHFEPSFNGTLCVHFKSGEKEYASRHYVGRIKDILKRNRRETK from the coding sequence ATGAAAATCCTGCTAGACATCGATCCGCACAATGAAGAAACCTCTGTGACTATCCATTGTAAAGAAATCACCCCTGCCATCCAGGAAATCCTCGAGTATCTCAAGAAGAATGATACCGGCTTAATTGTCGGGAAGGATGGAGAGAACCAGCACTTATTTAAGCCTGATGAAGTCCACTACTTCCGATCAGAAGGCGACGCAGTTACAGCAGCCACTTCAGAAGGAATTTTTAAGGTGAAAGAAAAATTGTATGAACTTGAACAATCTCTCCCATCCCACAGGTTTATCAGGATATCCAAGTCTGTCATAGCCAACCTTTACGCCATGAGCCATTTCGAGCCATCTTTTAACGGAACACTATGTGTCCACTTCAAATCAGGGGAGAAGGAGTATGCTTCACGCCATTATGTCGGCCGGATAAAAGATATATTGAAAAGGAACAGGAGGGAAACAAAGTGA
- a CDS encoding VanZ family protein, whose translation MKKIIRLLMGIGFLIYLLVLTILLFFMSRGFWSDMPLIEYMKQSSNLVPFKTIEGYLLAMANESMNLIIPIKNLAGNVAAFLPMGIFLPYFIKRLNKLKPFAFAMSVMIVSVEIIQLVTRRGSLDIDDFILNIIGALVGFGLWKAMTARKAKKKVVNV comes from the coding sequence ATGAAGAAAATTATTAGATTACTCATGGGAATAGGCTTTCTTATTTACCTGCTTGTATTAACGATACTGCTCTTTTTCATGTCGAGAGGATTCTGGTCAGACATGCCATTAATCGAATATATGAAGCAATCCTCAAACCTGGTGCCTTTTAAAACCATTGAAGGGTATCTATTGGCTATGGCCAATGAAAGCATGAATCTAATCATTCCAATAAAAAACCTTGCCGGCAATGTGGCTGCATTTTTGCCAATGGGAATTTTCCTGCCCTATTTTATTAAAAGGCTTAACAAGCTTAAACCATTTGCTTTTGCCATGAGTGTAATGATAGTTAGTGTGGAGATAATCCAGCTGGTCACAAGAAGAGGCAGTTTGGATATTGATGACTTTATTCTAAATATTATCGGAGCGTTAGTAGGGTTTGGTTTATGGAAAGCGATGACAGCCCGGAAAGCAAAGAAAAAAGTAGTGAACGTATAA
- a CDS encoding serine hydrolase domain-containing protein has translation MAVLPSSLLKIILVLILFTSFSYLPENSASAEEDIEAKIEKAIKDYLKDYRVPGASVALVHNNELFFSKSWGVTGESEEEVTEQTPFTIGSISKSLTAMAIMKLADNGTIRLNASIQEYLPWLTLKNGKAAEITVTQLLAQTSGFSTYDGLALSDKELTGSDAIKNQVKKLSEVELTAAPGEKHLYSNANFLILGAMIEELTGMSYAEYMEQQIFEPLGMKYAAANKEGAYEKGYLSGYQSWFGFPVKSSVAYDNAGAPYGYITASSADMVQFLKLLSGNGPDHFISDKTLDLFKTPQVQTGEDRYYGLGIRISGPDTPKEMIWHSGSTPDSHAEVFYIPGTSWGGVILTNKNHILEEDGLYYLKEHIISLLNDDEPEKVPNHSVTIQYIMLGCILLLVILSIFLVKRFRTRKYFKKGTGLFLGLLFIGLSAMLIPLFTFTTSSPWHSISVFAPDIALLIIVAVIMLAINGLLLFSLILKKTW, from the coding sequence ATGGCAGTCTTGCCGTCCAGTTTATTAAAAATAATATTAGTTCTTATCTTGTTCACTTCATTTAGTTATTTGCCTGAAAATTCGGCTTCAGCTGAAGAAGACATCGAAGCAAAAATAGAGAAGGCAATTAAGGATTACCTGAAAGACTATCGAGTTCCAGGGGCTTCAGTTGCCCTCGTCCATAATAATGAACTGTTTTTTTCAAAATCATGGGGGGTTACTGGAGAATCAGAGGAGGAGGTTACAGAACAAACTCCTTTTACAATTGGCTCCATAAGCAAATCATTAACGGCAATGGCCATTATGAAATTAGCTGACAATGGAACCATCCGCCTGAATGCCAGCATTCAAGAATATCTTCCCTGGCTGACACTGAAAAATGGGAAAGCTGCCGAAATAACAGTGACGCAATTGCTAGCGCAGACAAGCGGTTTTAGCACCTATGATGGGTTGGCACTATCTGATAAAGAATTAACTGGCAGTGATGCTATTAAGAATCAAGTCAAGAAATTGTCAGAAGTTGAACTGACTGCTGCACCTGGTGAAAAGCATCTATACAGCAATGCCAATTTCTTAATCTTGGGTGCGATGATTGAAGAACTGACTGGAATGTCCTATGCCGAGTACATGGAACAGCAGATTTTTGAGCCCTTAGGGATGAAATATGCTGCGGCCAATAAAGAGGGTGCTTATGAGAAGGGCTATCTGAGCGGTTATCAATCCTGGTTTGGATTTCCGGTGAAAAGTTCCGTAGCCTATGATAACGCCGGGGCACCATACGGCTACATTACTGCCAGTTCTGCAGATATGGTCCAATTTTTAAAATTATTGAGTGGGAATGGACCGGATCATTTTATCAGTGATAAAACTTTGGATTTATTTAAGACACCGCAGGTCCAAACAGGAGAAGACCGTTATTATGGTTTAGGAATCCGCATATCGGGCCCGGATACTCCCAAAGAAATGATCTGGCATTCGGGTTCGACCCCTGATTCGCATGCTGAAGTCTTTTACATTCCGGGAACCAGCTGGGGCGGTGTGATTCTGACAAATAAGAATCATATATTAGAGGAAGATGGACTTTATTATCTGAAGGAGCATATTATTAGTCTATTAAATGACGATGAGCCTGAAAAAGTACCTAATCATAGTGTGACTATACAATACATTATGCTGGGATGTATCCTGCTGCTGGTTATACTATCAATATTTTTAGTGAAAAGATTCAGAACCCGGAAATATTTTAAAAAGGGAACAGGACTTTTCTTAGGTTTGCTATTTATTGGCCTGTCAGCAATGTTAATCCCTCTTTTCACATTTACCACATCTTCTCCTTGGCATTCCATCTCTGTCTTTGCGCCTGATATTGCCCTTTTAATTATAGTGGCAGTAATTATGCTGGCCATAAATGGACTGCTGCTGTTTAGCTTAATTCTTAAAAAAACATGGTGA
- a CDS encoding YusW family protein, which translates to MKLNLIISASLSALLLTACNDDKVENPPENAPAENQNNVTSNEAAFNFTNFDLEVEYKDNKTIDVDYENEKNGMEAAYQDDLADQNLTSDEAMEKLTPIFEGLSFDQNTEDQEVINQVKNAFSVEDNYQKFELEVKFPDGTEKEYSETKTQ; encoded by the coding sequence ATGAAACTGAATCTTATAATCTCGGCATCTCTATCTGCATTATTGCTTACAGCCTGCAATGATGACAAAGTAGAAAATCCGCCTGAAAATGCACCTGCTGAAAACCAAAATAATGTGACTTCCAATGAGGCTGCATTTAATTTTACGAATTTCGATCTTGAGGTGGAATACAAGGACAATAAAACCATTGATGTGGATTATGAAAATGAAAAAAACGGAATGGAGGCGGCATATCAGGATGACCTTGCTGATCAGAATTTAACATCGGATGAAGCGATGGAGAAGCTGACTCCCATTTTTGAGGGGCTGTCGTTTGATCAAAATACAGAAGATCAAGAGGTCATTAACCAGGTAAAGAACGCATTTTCAGTAGAAGACAATTACCAAAAATTCGAATTGGAAGTAAAATTCCCAGATGGGACGGAAAAAGAATATTCAGAAACGAAAACTCAATAA
- a CDS encoding DNA alkylation repair protein — protein MTYEEIMQRLEELGTEQTKKTFMNHGAKEPIFGVRVGDLKKLVKFVKKDQELALQLYESGNHDAMYLAGLSVNPKLMTKETLQGWAEKAYWYMAAEYTVAQVAAESEYALELAREWIKSEDEMVSVCGWNTYSNYVSITPDNELDISEIKALLTQVKNTIHEERNRVRYVMNGFVISIGTYVPELNEEAKKVAEHIGKVHVDVGKTACKVPLAKEYIEKVESKGRVGLKRKTCIC, from the coding sequence ATGACTTATGAAGAAATCATGCAAAGGCTTGAGGAGCTTGGTACAGAGCAGACGAAGAAGACTTTTATGAATCACGGGGCGAAGGAGCCTATTTTTGGTGTGAGGGTTGGAGATTTGAAAAAGCTGGTGAAGTTTGTTAAGAAGGATCAAGAGCTGGCACTTCAATTATATGAGTCAGGGAATCATGATGCAATGTATCTGGCTGGACTATCTGTCAATCCGAAGCTAATGACAAAAGAGACTTTACAGGGATGGGCTGAAAAGGCATATTGGTACATGGCTGCGGAGTATACAGTTGCCCAGGTGGCCGCGGAAAGTGAGTATGCTCTTGAATTGGCCCGGGAGTGGATCAAATCCGAGGATGAAATGGTTTCGGTCTGCGGCTGGAACACGTATTCAAATTATGTATCGATTACACCTGATAATGAGCTTGATATAAGTGAAATAAAAGCATTATTGACACAAGTTAAAAATACCATTCATGAAGAAAGAAACCGAGTAAGGTATGTGATGAACGGCTTTGTTATCTCAATAGGCACTTATGTACCTGAATTGAATGAAGAGGCAAAGAAAGTTGCTGAACATATCGGAAAAGTGCATGTGGATGTCGGAAAGACAGCCTGTAAAGTGCCTTTAGCCAAGGAATATATTGAAAAGGTGGAATCAAAGGGACGGGTCGGGCTTAAGCGGAAGACTTGTATATGTTGA